Proteins from a genomic interval of Clostridium sp. 'deep sea':
- a CDS encoding GNAT family N-acetyltransferase has product MEIKLVKEDDASKMLEVALKAFAEDAEKYGNPPPEIDTLEWHHPKKYGGIYYKFILDNEIIGGLRVINKGDGHYYFASAFIVPEHQNKGYGSQVMKFIDQEFTNVKKWTLDTPYKSYRNHYFYEKHGFVKYDEVKPSPNHEFKLFLYEKIM; this is encoded by the coding sequence ATGGAAATAAAATTAGTAAAAGAAGACGATGCTTCAAAAATGTTAGAAGTAGCCTTAAAGGCATTTGCTGAAGATGCCGAAAAATATGGAAATCCACCTCCTGAAATTGATACCTTAGAATGGCATCATCCTAAAAAATATGGAGGAATTTATTATAAATTTATTTTAGATAATGAGATTATAGGTGGCTTAAGAGTCATAAATAAAGGTGACGGACATTACTATTTTGCTTCTGCCTTTATAGTTCCAGAGCATCAAAACAAAGGTTATGGTAGTCAAGTTATGAAGTTTATAGATCAGGAGTTTACGAATGTTAAAAAATGGACTCTTGATACCCCATACAAAAGCTATCGCAACCACTATTTTTATGAAAAACATGGCTTTGTAAAATATGATGAAGTTAAGCCAAGCCCTAATCATGAGTTTAAGTTGTTTTTATACGAGAAAATAATGTAA